Proteins encoded in a region of the Vibrio ponticus genome:
- a CDS encoding Hcp family type VI secretion system effector: MPTPCYISLEGQTQGLITAGACTADSIGDSYVEGHEDEMLVQQFDHVVTVPTDPQSGQPSGQRVHKPFKFTVSLNKAVPLLYNALASGEKLSNVELKWYRTSLEGKQENFFTTRLENASIVDIQCEMPHCQDPAKADFTQNLVVSLAYRKITWDHVNAGTSGSDDWRRPIEA; encoded by the coding sequence ATGCCAACTCCATGTTATATCTCACTAGAAGGTCAAACTCAGGGACTTATTACTGCAGGCGCATGTACTGCTGACTCGATTGGTGATAGCTACGTTGAAGGTCACGAAGATGAGATGCTAGTACAGCAATTTGATCACGTAGTGACAGTGCCTACTGATCCACAGTCGGGTCAACCTTCTGGTCAACGCGTGCATAAGCCGTTCAAATTCACGGTTTCTCTCAACAAAGCTGTACCACTACTTTACAACGCACTGGCATCGGGTGAGAAGCTAAGCAACGTTGAGCTTAAATGGTACCGCACGTCACTCGAAGGTAAACAAGAGAACTTCTTTACCACCCGCCTAGAAAATGCGTCTATCGTCGACATTCAGTGTGAAATGCCACACTGTCAAGACCCAGCAAAGGCGGACTTCACGCAAAACCTCGTGGTATCACTTGCTTACCGTAAGATTACGTGGGATCACGTAAACGCAGGTACATCAGGTTCGGATGACTGGCGTCGTCCTATCGAGGCGTAA
- a CDS encoding P-loop NTPase family protein, whose translation MIPATLNEIEQIFLEAETKQTRSLCVTACQYGDGVTTVAASLAERFLLAGYSTLLVDLNLFKPGFESFPYLGSDSSFQWLQPTNSKQVFTGITLPNHPSVLNNFRNPQYLNRQVEQWLEEFDKIVIDTSPILQNNMGNIPAQSVAAACDHTLLVVLGGSTSEANLANAQQLLERSNADLIGYVLNNMNQCSLGEEMVRELNRLRFIPKNWRDKWSQKILNNEWLSHIA comes from the coding sequence ATGATTCCTGCAACACTTAATGAGATTGAACAAATCTTTCTCGAGGCAGAAACTAAACAAACCCGCTCACTGTGCGTGACCGCTTGTCAGTATGGTGACGGCGTAACAACTGTCGCCGCCTCCTTAGCAGAGAGGTTCCTACTCGCAGGCTACTCAACGTTGTTGGTTGACTTAAATCTGTTCAAACCGGGCTTTGAGAGCTTTCCTTACTTGGGTTCAGATTCATCATTCCAATGGCTTCAACCGACAAATAGTAAACAAGTCTTTACTGGCATTACTTTGCCCAATCACCCAAGTGTGCTCAATAATTTTCGAAACCCCCAGTATCTAAATCGTCAAGTAGAACAATGGCTAGAAGAATTTGACAAAATTGTCATCGATACATCGCCGATTTTGCAAAACAACATGGGCAACATCCCAGCACAAAGCGTTGCGGCTGCCTGCGACCACACTCTGCTTGTTGTACTTGGTGGTAGTACCTCAGAAGCGAACTTAGCCAATGCTCAACAACTACTCGAACGCAGTAACGCCGACTTAATTGGTTATGTGCTTAATAACATGAACCAATGCTCTCTTGGCGAGGAGATGGTCAGAGAGTTAAATCGTCTGCGCTTTATACCTAAGAATTGGCGCGATAAATGGAGTCAGAAGATACTCAATAACGAGTGGCTGTCACATATCGCATAA
- a CDS encoding type VI secretion system Vgr family protein — MAKLTFTLTVEGLPEETFVVSGYQGKECLSQSSWEGGEPYFGFRYKIELASRQSSIAAQDVVDKPAHLMMSIDGEPVQYVHGIVRQFAQGEIGHHHTLYSLVLVPALERLSLRQNSRIFQLKTVPEIISILLQEMWIEDFSFALTGTPASREFCVQYRETDLEFVQRLAAEEGISYYIEQTDTKHSVIFVDDSDLIAKYAQPVTHNSMASGVMNEPYISHFAIAHQTEPSHLELKDYSFKKPSYGFAQTKTSSDLSFQHSQYEHYDFPGRYKDDGSGKAFSQYRLEYLRRESHTAHGKSNHPALHAGVKFDLIENLELTANRDWLVVEVSHQGTQPQALEEEGGSGATTYSNQFKVIPADKPWRAEPQPKPQVDGPMIAIVVGPEGEEIYCDEHGRVKLHFPWDRYSAGNEQSSCWVRVSQGWAGAQYGFMAVPRIGHEVIVSFLNGDPDQPIITGRTYHATNTPPYALPEHKTKTVLRSDTHQGEGFNELSFEDQVNTEKVYLHAQKDFAADILNDHSTHIKRDKHLIVENDRFTQIDNNQHLVVTGESRAKVAKDLTEVIEGSTHQKVGKLYALQSGNEVHIKSGAKTVIEAGSEITLKVGGNFVRIDAGGVHFIGSVINLNSGGSAGSGSGFGGQMAALPLGVESPPAPIVNYYKIAPSVLANAELSHVPAVKACPLKDEGEK, encoded by the coding sequence ATGGCTAAGCTAACGTTTACTCTGACTGTGGAAGGATTACCCGAAGAGACCTTTGTGGTTTCGGGTTACCAAGGTAAAGAGTGTTTATCACAATCATCATGGGAGGGTGGCGAACCCTATTTTGGTTTTCGCTATAAAATCGAGCTTGCGAGTCGGCAGTCTAGTATTGCGGCGCAGGACGTAGTGGATAAACCCGCCCACCTGATGATGAGTATCGATGGCGAACCCGTGCAGTATGTTCATGGTATTGTGCGCCAGTTTGCTCAGGGCGAGATTGGTCATCACCACACCTTGTATTCCCTAGTGTTAGTGCCCGCCCTTGAGCGCCTCTCCTTACGCCAGAATAGCCGCATCTTCCAACTCAAAACCGTACCGGAGATCATCTCTATTTTATTGCAAGAGATGTGGATCGAAGACTTCAGCTTTGCCCTTACCGGAACGCCGGCTTCGCGCGAGTTTTGCGTGCAATACCGTGAGACTGATTTAGAGTTTGTACAGAGACTCGCGGCAGAAGAAGGGATCAGTTATTACATTGAGCAAACTGACACGAAACACTCGGTAATTTTTGTCGATGATAGCGATTTGATTGCTAAATACGCCCAGCCTGTGACACACAACAGCATGGCAAGTGGTGTGATGAATGAGCCATATATCTCACACTTTGCGATTGCCCATCAAACCGAGCCTAGTCATTTAGAGCTAAAAGATTACAGCTTTAAAAAGCCCAGTTATGGCTTTGCCCAAACGAAAACGAGTAGTGATTTAAGCTTTCAACACAGCCAATACGAACATTACGACTTTCCCGGGCGTTATAAAGACGACGGTAGCGGTAAAGCCTTTAGCCAATATCGATTAGAGTATTTAAGGCGCGAATCCCATACCGCACACGGTAAGAGTAATCATCCAGCTCTACACGCAGGGGTGAAGTTTGATTTGATTGAGAACTTAGAGCTCACAGCGAACCGAGACTGGTTAGTAGTAGAAGTGAGCCACCAAGGTACGCAGCCACAAGCGCTGGAAGAAGAGGGCGGCAGCGGCGCAACCACCTACAGCAATCAATTCAAAGTGATCCCCGCCGATAAACCATGGCGGGCAGAGCCACAACCGAAACCACAAGTGGATGGTCCAATGATAGCGATTGTTGTAGGTCCTGAAGGTGAAGAAATTTATTGTGACGAGCATGGGCGAGTTAAATTACATTTTCCTTGGGATCGCTACTCCGCCGGTAATGAGCAAAGCTCTTGTTGGGTACGCGTGTCACAAGGTTGGGCTGGCGCGCAATATGGCTTTATGGCGGTGCCGCGTATTGGGCATGAAGTGATTGTATCATTTCTAAATGGCGACCCAGACCAACCTATTATCACAGGGCGTACATACCACGCCACCAATACGCCACCTTATGCTTTGCCAGAGCACAAAACGAAAACGGTGCTGCGCAGTGATACCCACCAAGGCGAAGGATTTAACGAACTGAGCTTTGAAGACCAAGTCAACACAGAGAAAGTCTACCTGCACGCGCAAAAGGACTTTGCGGCCGATATTCTTAATGACCACAGTACCCACATTAAGCGAGACAAACACTTAATTGTTGAAAACGATCGCTTTACTCAAATAGATAACAACCAGCACCTAGTAGTGACTGGCGAAAGCCGCGCAAAAGTCGCCAAAGATCTGACCGAGGTGATAGAAGGCAGTACTCACCAAAAAGTAGGCAAGCTCTACGCTCTTCAATCTGGCAATGAAGTTCATATCAAAAGTGGGGCGAAAACGGTGATTGAAGCAGGCAGTGAAATCACTTTAAAAGTTGGCGGTAACTTTGTCCGTATTGACGCCGGTGGCGTTCATTTCATTGGATCAGTGATTAATCTTAATTCAGGTGGTAGCGCGGGCAGTGGCAGCGGATTTGGTGGACAAATGGCAGCCTTGCCTTTGGGGGTTGAGTCGCCACCAGCACCTATAGTCAACTATTACAAGATTGCACCTAGTGTTTTAGCAAATGCAGAACTTTCGCATGTTCCGGCGGTAAAAGCCTGCCCGTTAAAAGATGAGGGTGAAAAATGA
- a CDS encoding SLBB domain-containing protein, with the protein MALFLTTNAIANQETTRVQIGDLVQINLPGEETLNRGFQVDKRGRIELPEVGAVYVAGYTEQQLAEAVLSSLKDVFRDLSSASVYIAEQQLLISVQGYVKSPGEYTLSKSANIQGALHAAGGLRAGAQLNNMMVKRGSEKIPFNYKAFLDSGDESLLPELRSLDSIFVPASPLVGNIEQQFDAAKQANAGDSADQRTAIKVFGEVNSPGSFSYKPDANLVDILMRAGGVTRFASVEQIRVISNNNPELFNLKRYLDSGDENLLPSLAEGTTIFVPKQEEEIRAGANVVYIMGEVASPGAYEGSQDASFMDILANAGGPTRYAESRQIRLIRANGQVVKFDLTAYTEGLTGQKPPRIGPGDAIFVPEKTDFNEKSWLKISPDRAVKVIGEVVRPGRVEWSDEMDLMDLLAHVGGPTLRADTTKIEVVTGRGKLHKFNLDEFILNGAPSSDLPVITAGSIIRIHDLPQDPSDNKSQWVRQSSDASIYVFGQVNAPGRYRFTDDMHFLDILSAADGPTKEADIHNIRVTHRDKDYAHVSKLNLSLYFETGDESLLPKVTMGDTIYIPEKDKIWLDRSKESTVRILGAINKPGRYVFNDNMTILDIMAEAGGPSDNAYVEKITVVNMSCCQGQARTFNLSEFSKTANIYQLPVLRAGDTIYIPDRRDSFMEKARVGLEDILRLTTTIVLIGAL; encoded by the coding sequence ATGGCTCTGTTTCTAACAACAAACGCCATTGCAAATCAAGAAACCACCCGAGTTCAAATTGGCGATTTGGTGCAAATCAATCTTCCCGGTGAAGAAACTCTAAACCGCGGTTTTCAAGTTGATAAACGCGGTCGCATTGAGTTGCCGGAAGTTGGGGCGGTCTATGTTGCAGGCTATACAGAGCAGCAATTGGCTGAAGCGGTACTAAGCTCACTAAAAGATGTGTTTCGTGACTTATCCTCTGCCAGTGTCTATATTGCTGAGCAACAACTGCTTATATCCGTGCAAGGGTATGTAAAATCTCCGGGCGAATACACCCTATCTAAGAGCGCAAATATTCAAGGTGCGCTCCATGCTGCGGGCGGTCTGCGCGCCGGCGCCCAGTTAAACAATATGATGGTTAAGCGTGGCAGTGAAAAAATACCGTTTAACTACAAAGCGTTCCTTGATAGTGGTGACGAATCTCTGTTACCCGAATTGCGTTCACTAGATAGCATTTTTGTTCCTGCCTCCCCTCTGGTTGGTAACATTGAACAACAATTCGATGCCGCTAAACAAGCTAACGCCGGCGACAGTGCGGACCAACGTACGGCGATCAAAGTGTTTGGCGAAGTAAACTCCCCCGGATCTTTTTCTTACAAACCGGATGCCAACCTTGTTGATATTTTAATGCGAGCAGGCGGTGTTACACGCTTTGCCTCAGTCGAACAAATCCGAGTAATCAGTAATAACAACCCTGAACTTTTTAATTTAAAACGCTATTTAGATTCCGGTGACGAAAACTTACTGCCGAGTTTGGCAGAAGGCACCACAATCTTCGTTCCTAAACAAGAGGAAGAGATTAGAGCGGGTGCGAACGTGGTCTACATCATGGGTGAAGTGGCTAGCCCCGGGGCTTATGAAGGCAGCCAAGATGCGTCGTTTATGGACATTCTCGCTAACGCGGGCGGTCCAACTCGTTACGCAGAATCACGCCAAATACGTTTAATTAGAGCCAATGGTCAAGTGGTTAAATTTGACTTAACCGCTTACACCGAAGGCTTAACAGGGCAAAAACCACCGAGAATTGGACCGGGTGATGCGATCTTCGTACCGGAGAAAACCGACTTTAACGAGAAGTCATGGCTTAAAATCTCTCCTGACCGCGCGGTGAAAGTGATTGGTGAAGTTGTCCGCCCTGGTCGTGTCGAATGGTCTGATGAAATGGATTTGATGGATTTATTGGCGCACGTTGGCGGTCCTACTTTGCGTGCAGATACAACAAAAATTGAGGTGGTGACAGGACGCGGCAAATTGCACAAATTCAATCTAGATGAATTTATCCTAAATGGTGCACCAAGTAGCGACTTACCTGTTATCACCGCAGGCTCAATCATTAGAATTCACGATCTTCCTCAAGATCCTTCCGACAACAAGTCACAGTGGGTAAGACAAAGCTCCGATGCCTCCATCTATGTATTTGGACAAGTCAACGCCCCCGGTCGCTATCGTTTTACTGATGACATGCACTTTCTCGACATTCTGTCAGCTGCCGACGGTCCTACTAAAGAAGCCGACATCCATAATATTCGCGTCACTCACCGTGATAAAGACTATGCGCATGTAAGTAAACTTAATCTCTCACTCTACTTTGAAACGGGTGATGAATCTTTATTACCCAAAGTGACCATGGGCGATACCATCTATATCCCAGAAAAAGACAAAATTTGGTTGGATAGAAGCAAAGAATCAACGGTACGAATTTTAGGTGCCATTAACAAACCGGGGCGCTATGTTTTCAATGACAACATGACCATATTAGACATCATGGCGGAAGCTGGCGGACCCAGCGACAACGCTTACGTTGAGAAGATCACGGTGGTCAATATGTCCTGCTGCCAAGGACAAGCGCGCACCTTTAATTTGTCGGAATTTAGCAAGACAGCCAATATATACCAACTCCCGGTGCTACGTGCCGGAGACACTATCTATATCCCCGATAGACGCGATAGCTTTATGGAAAAAGCTCGTGTAGGGTTAGAAGATATTCTCCGCTTAACCACAACAATCGTGTTAATAGGAGCATTATAA
- a CDS encoding sigma-54-dependent transcriptional regulator translates to MKPKVLLIEDSTSLAILYKQYVKDEPYDLFHVETGKEAKAFIERNLPELVILDLKLPDMDGEEILDWIVDNQLNTSVIVATAHGSVNTAVQLLQKGAKDFLEKPIKSDRLKTSIQLHLQRTKLENLVENIESKFDRQRFQGFIGGSIVMQGLYKIIDAVAPTSASVFIIGESGTGKEVCANAIHQESRRHDKPFVAINCGAIPKDLMESEIFGHVKGAFTGATTDRKGAASQADGGTLFLDELCEMDLEMQKKLLRFLQTGTFTPLGASKEQKVDVRIICATNRDPLLEVEEGRFREDLYYRVHVVPVDMPPLRDRGNDIVTLAKHFLLEYAKEDGKQFRTIGKDAESLLKRYKWPGNVRQLQNIIRNIVVLNDDTKLKAEHLPAQFTQTKTPHKRSVPTATIPSPPKSEHVNHVALDEQHISAEHAQVADAANETVASPKEVVIRPMWQIEREAIQQAIEYCDGNVINAAVLLELSPSTVYRKKQAWEAEDEQSYVE, encoded by the coding sequence ATGAAACCGAAAGTGCTCCTGATAGAAGATTCAACTTCCTTGGCTATTCTGTATAAACAGTATGTTAAGGATGAGCCGTATGATCTTTTTCATGTTGAGACAGGTAAAGAGGCGAAAGCATTTATAGAGCGTAATCTGCCCGAGTTAGTAATATTAGACCTGAAGCTTCCTGATATGGATGGCGAGGAGATTCTTGATTGGATCGTAGATAACCAACTTAATACCTCAGTGATCGTCGCGACAGCACATGGCTCGGTTAACACCGCAGTGCAGCTGCTGCAAAAAGGTGCGAAAGACTTTCTCGAAAAACCGATCAAATCTGATCGCTTAAAAACCTCAATTCAACTCCACTTACAGCGCACCAAGCTGGAAAACTTAGTCGAAAACATCGAATCTAAGTTTGACCGCCAACGTTTCCAAGGTTTTATTGGCGGCAGTATCGTCATGCAGGGGCTTTATAAAATTATTGATGCGGTTGCCCCTACTTCCGCTAGCGTATTTATCATCGGTGAAAGTGGTACTGGTAAAGAGGTCTGTGCTAATGCTATTCACCAGGAAAGCCGTCGTCATGACAAGCCCTTCGTTGCGATCAACTGTGGCGCGATTCCTAAAGATCTAATGGAAAGTGAAATCTTCGGGCATGTCAAAGGTGCCTTTACCGGCGCAACCACTGACCGTAAAGGGGCTGCCAGCCAAGCTGATGGTGGAACGTTGTTTCTCGATGAGCTATGTGAAATGGATTTAGAGATGCAGAAAAAACTGCTGCGTTTTCTGCAAACTGGCACCTTTACCCCACTTGGCGCATCAAAAGAGCAAAAAGTGGATGTACGTATTATCTGTGCGACTAACCGCGACCCTTTACTTGAAGTCGAAGAAGGACGCTTTAGAGAAGATCTTTACTACCGAGTTCATGTTGTTCCCGTCGATATGCCACCACTGCGTGATCGTGGTAACGACATTGTCACCTTAGCAAAGCACTTTCTACTGGAGTATGCCAAAGAGGATGGCAAGCAGTTCCGTACGATCGGTAAGGATGCCGAATCATTGCTTAAACGCTATAAGTGGCCTGGCAATGTCCGCCAATTACAAAACATCATTCGCAACATTGTTGTGCTCAACGATGATACCAAGCTCAAAGCAGAGCATTTGCCGGCGCAATTTACTCAAACTAAAACGCCTCATAAGCGTTCTGTTCCAACGGCAACAATACCAAGCCCGCCAAAATCTGAGCACGTTAACCATGTAGCCCTAGATGAGCAACATATTAGTGCAGAGCACGCTCAAGTTGCGGACGCAGCGAATGAAACCGTAGCGTCTCCCAAAGAGGTCGTCATTCGCCCTATGTGGCAAATAGAACGTGAAGCAATCCAACAAGCGATTGAATATTGCGATGGCAATGTGATTAACGCAGCAGTACTTCTCGAACTCAGCCCCTCGACGGTCTACCGCAAGAAACAAGCTTGGGAAGCGGAAGATGAGCAATCCTACGTCGAATGA
- a CDS encoding DUF4123 domain-containing protein has protein sequence MKSWLAQQQHPIYWLVCANDYYSTMAKSFCLDGARPLFDGDAFSDVMELSPWFVPISADCPYSDEELSKGLFLVSNYDSADVLAHLRSLLMAGLEGEMVLFRYYDPKVITPMLKRMNQEDLKKFLGNLSSISYQEENAVKTMVNPAPNLCEIPPDPWWMIKPEHLDDSMNLEQLAWHIERRLWAKIPILMNALDNPAEAIKNALIYADENSFKDSTRDLLVLASIARNNPSDGEDIYKEFRLSSTEQQQFERFLGEQ, from the coding sequence ATGAAGAGTTGGTTAGCTCAGCAACAGCACCCTATATATTGGCTGGTATGTGCCAATGACTATTATTCGACCATGGCGAAGAGTTTTTGTCTAGACGGCGCGCGCCCACTTTTTGACGGGGACGCATTTTCTGATGTGATGGAGTTGTCACCATGGTTTGTGCCAATTTCCGCAGACTGTCCTTATAGTGATGAGGAATTGAGTAAGGGATTATTTCTAGTATCGAACTACGATAGTGCGGATGTGTTGGCACATTTGCGCAGTCTATTAATGGCTGGTTTGGAAGGTGAAATGGTTCTATTTCGATACTATGACCCCAAAGTCATTACACCCATGCTTAAGCGAATGAATCAGGAAGATCTCAAAAAATTTCTCGGAAACTTGAGTAGTATTTCATATCAGGAGGAAAACGCCGTAAAGACTATGGTGAATCCGGCTCCGAACCTATGTGAAATCCCACCTGACCCTTGGTGGATGATAAAGCCTGAACACCTCGATGATTCGATGAATCTAGAGCAGCTTGCGTGGCATATTGAAAGACGGCTATGGGCAAAAATCCCGATTTTGATGAACGCACTAGATAATCCAGCGGAAGCGATCAAAAACGCACTGATTTATGCAGATGAGAATAGCTTCAAGGACAGTACCCGAGATTTGTTAGTGCTGGCATCCATCGCGCGAAATAACCCGTCTGATGGTGAAGATATATACAAAGAATTCAGATTATCAAGCACGGAACAACAGCAATTCGAGCGTTTCTTGGGGGAACAGTAG
- a CDS encoding glycosyltransferase family 4 protein, with the protein MSNPTSNEIWLLIDSRQYGGIETYVVQLAQGLIEHQQPVKVLLITEYVPRSPLCEKLENLSIPYQYLGGSTFDALTKLNKKIRQSPPLALHTNGYKANLIAKLTKLYTGVKLVSTYHAGETPKGKMWLYDWLDRWSAWIANHSIVVSKAIGAKLPSNSHYIENFIDTNRLDIAYGEQIAFVGRLSPEKAPERFITLATQFPNRNFHFYGTGELSQQLQANAPKNIQFHGHQSNMDTVWSNISVLIICSHYEGLPMVALEAMARGIVVIATNVGELPQLIRHRQNGYLARNESDLAPLLTDWVSSPIVEQQITRQHAISTIQQNYSQQAIIPKILKLYFN; encoded by the coding sequence ATGAGCAATCCTACGTCGAATGAGATTTGGCTTTTGATTGACAGTCGGCAGTATGGCGGCATAGAAACCTATGTCGTCCAACTGGCTCAAGGGCTTATAGAGCATCAACAACCGGTGAAGGTGCTGTTAATTACCGAATACGTTCCACGCTCACCACTATGTGAAAAACTCGAAAACTTATCTATCCCCTACCAATATCTTGGTGGTTCAACATTTGATGCGTTGACAAAGCTTAATAAAAAAATTCGCCAATCTCCGCCGCTTGCACTCCACACTAATGGTTATAAAGCCAACTTAATCGCTAAACTCACCAAACTCTATACTGGCGTTAAACTCGTTTCTACCTATCATGCTGGTGAGACTCCGAAAGGAAAAATGTGGCTTTATGATTGGCTAGATCGATGGTCAGCGTGGATCGCAAACCATTCGATTGTGGTCAGTAAAGCTATCGGCGCTAAGCTTCCATCTAACTCTCACTACATCGAAAATTTTATCGACACCAACAGGCTCGATATAGCTTATGGTGAACAGATTGCGTTTGTCGGACGACTAAGCCCAGAAAAAGCGCCTGAACGCTTTATTACCCTTGCGACACAATTCCCCAACCGCAACTTTCACTTCTACGGTACGGGTGAACTATCACAGCAACTGCAAGCTAACGCCCCCAAAAACATCCAATTTCATGGGCATCAATCCAATATGGATACAGTTTGGTCCAATATATCGGTATTGATTATCTGTTCCCATTACGAGGGGCTACCAATGGTTGCACTTGAAGCGATGGCAAGAGGCATCGTGGTCATCGCAACCAATGTGGGTGAGCTTCCACAACTTATTCGTCACCGACAAAACGGCTATTTAGCACGAAATGAGTCGGATCTTGCGCCGCTCCTCACTGATTGGGTATCAAGCCCAATAGTCGAGCAGCAGATCACCCGTCAACATGCGATAAGCACCATTCAACAAAATTATTCTCAACAAGCCATCATTCCAAAAATACTAAAGCTCTACTTTAATTGA
- a CDS encoding STAS domain-containing protein, with translation MELHKIEMNGETLTLIINGDLDAAGSRSAQPQIDDVIANQSHNDVKVDFRNVQFLDPSGVGALVYLYKRLVEKQRTLRIEHVSGQPLEIINLLRIDQAIPVNSHDY, from the coding sequence ATGGAACTACACAAAATAGAAATGAATGGTGAAACACTGACCTTAATCATTAATGGTGATCTTGATGCAGCAGGAAGCAGAAGCGCACAGCCTCAAATCGACGATGTGATTGCAAATCAAAGCCATAATGATGTCAAAGTTGACTTTAGAAACGTGCAATTTCTTGATCCATCCGGTGTTGGTGCACTAGTTTATTTATATAAGAGACTAGTTGAAAAGCAACGGACTTTACGAATCGAGCATGTAAGTGGGCAACCGCTTGAAATTATCAACCTGCTTCGTATTGACCAAGCGATTCCAGTGAACTCTCATGATTATTAA
- a CDS encoding Hpt domain-containing protein, whose translation MEQELVDETIIQQMIEDTDSEVMPMLIDHYIEETQHRAQILDQAFSRRDIEVIKFESHTLGSTSLALGNRELATLARKIEALCESQKTESAFALHNELLDLVHRSIQALNVRKELGFS comes from the coding sequence ATGGAACAAGAACTCGTCGATGAAACCATTATTCAGCAAATGATCGAAGACACTGACAGTGAAGTGATGCCAATGCTGATTGACCACTACATTGAAGAAACGCAACACCGTGCTCAGATACTTGACCAAGCATTCTCCAGACGCGATATCGAAGTGATCAAGTTTGAAAGCCATACTTTAGGCAGCACTTCGCTGGCGCTGGGTAATCGGGAATTGGCAACCCTAGCCCGTAAAATTGAGGCGTTGTGTGAAAGCCAGAAAACAGAATCCGCCTTTGCACTTCACAACGAACTGCTCGATCTTGTTCATCGTTCAATCCAAGCCTTAAACGTACGTAAAGAACTCGGATTTTCCTAA
- a CDS encoding OmpA family protein — translation MSFLSAMILVLILQGCTSYPPAGNGGLAEQHIDNGFTPVMPDEPLGPEHGLRFDWQLTKLHLDSLIREGARWCFPAAVVQALEKQNRIARELDGGLLLDAANDLVIQRKRLGELERQLDYVTSQANCVPPLNENTFREQMALIDQLFDLLNIDNQFAFNSTEVNPKYMGHLARAANILRDNPTLNLSITGHADAKGDQQYNQKLAMGRANQVKRYLIIFGLEPNRMTTKSLGDSLPLYEGSSDGVRLTNRRVSIEVISTQELSGGNLQGGYRAHN, via the coding sequence ATGTCGTTTTTGAGCGCGATGATACTGGTCTTAATCCTTCAAGGCTGTACCAGTTACCCACCAGCAGGTAACGGCGGTCTAGCCGAACAACATATCGATAACGGCTTTACTCCAGTAATGCCTGACGAGCCTCTTGGGCCAGAGCATGGACTAAGATTCGATTGGCAATTAACAAAACTCCATCTTGATTCGTTGATCCGCGAAGGTGCGCGATGGTGTTTTCCTGCCGCGGTTGTCCAAGCATTAGAGAAGCAGAATCGCATTGCGAGAGAACTCGATGGCGGTTTATTGCTTGATGCAGCGAACGATCTGGTGATTCAACGCAAGCGCCTTGGTGAGCTCGAACGCCAGCTTGACTACGTCACGTCACAAGCCAATTGCGTACCGCCACTTAACGAGAACACTTTCCGCGAGCAAATGGCATTAATCGATCAGTTGTTCGACCTGCTCAACATCGACAACCAATTTGCCTTCAATTCTACTGAAGTGAATCCTAAGTACATGGGACACTTGGCAAGAGCAGCCAATATCTTGCGTGACAACCCCACGCTCAACTTATCGATCACCGGACATGCCGATGCCAAGGGTGACCAACAATATAATCAGAAATTGGCAATGGGACGCGCCAACCAAGTTAAACGCTATCTGATCATTTTTGGCTTAGAACCTAATCGAATGACCACCAAATCCCTGGGTGACTCACTGCCACTTTATGAAGGCAGTAGTGATGGTGTGAGATTGACCAACCGACGTGTGAGCATCGAAGTTATCTCGACGCAAGAACTGTCTGGAGGCAATTTGCAAGGAGGCTATCGTGCACATAATTAG